A window of Armatimonadota bacterium contains these coding sequences:
- the deoC gene encoding deoxyribose-phosphate aldolase encodes MATTVRPPEIETRNPGTPLDLDRVREIRVNRSAVERRAAAIPARRTVKREWQAAWLIRAVQCMDLTTLAGDDTPGNVRRLCAKARQPVRSDILEGFGLSPAEVRVAAVCVYHNLVPVAVHALGGSGIPVAAVSTGFPAGQTPLRLKLEEIAESVRAGAEEIDVVISRAHVLTGNWQALYDEVRAFREAAGGAHLKAILACGELGTLRQVAQASAVCMMAGADFVKTSTGKEAVNATLPFGLVMVRQIRDHFERTGFRVGFKPAGGIRTARQALEWLLLVREELGADWLQPRLFRIGASGLITDIERQLWHNLTGHYSAAHHHPMP; translated from the coding sequence ATGGCGACGACGGTCCGACCGCCGGAGATCGAGACCCGCAACCCCGGAACGCCGCTCGACCTGGATCGGGTGCGGGAGATCCGTGTCAACCGCAGCGCGGTGGAGCGGCGCGCCGCCGCGATCCCCGCCCGGCGCACCGTCAAGCGGGAGTGGCAGGCGGCATGGCTCATCCGCGCCGTCCAGTGCATGGACCTCACGACGCTGGCCGGCGATGACACCCCGGGCAACGTCCGCCGGCTGTGCGCCAAGGCCCGCCAGCCCGTGCGATCGGACATCCTGGAGGGTTTTGGGCTTTCGCCCGCCGAGGTCCGCGTCGCGGCCGTCTGCGTCTACCACAACCTGGTCCCGGTCGCGGTACACGCGCTGGGGGGGTCGGGGATCCCGGTCGCCGCGGTGTCGACCGGCTTCCCGGCCGGCCAGACCCCCCTGCGCCTGAAGCTCGAGGAAATTGCCGAATCGGTGCGGGCCGGAGCCGAGGAGATCGACGTCGTGATCTCCCGCGCGCACGTGCTGACCGGAAACTGGCAGGCGCTGTACGACGAGGTCCGCGCCTTCCGTGAGGCCGCGGGCGGTGCGCACCTCAAGGCCATCCTGGCCTGCGGGGAACTCGGCACGCTGCGCCAGGTGGCCCAGGCCAGCGCCGTCTGCATGATGGCCGGCGCCGATTTCGTCAAGACGTCGACCGGGAAGGAAGCCGTCAACGCCACGCTGCCGTTCGGGCTGGTGATGGTTCGGCAGATCCGCGACCACTTCGAGCGGACCGGGTTCCGCGTGGGGTTCAAGCCGGCCGGCGGCATCCGCACGGCCCGACAGGCGTTAGAGTGGCTCCTGTTGGTGAGAGAAGAACTCGGGGCGGACTGGCTGCAACCCCGCCTGTTCCGGATCGGCGCGAGCGGTCTGATCACCGACATCGAGCGGCAACTGTGGCACAACCTGACCGGGCATTACTCGGCGGCGCATCACCACCCGATGCCGTGA
- a CDS encoding cold-shock protein — MPTGTVKWFNNEKGYGFITPEDGGKDLFVHFSGIEGEGYKTLNEGQRVEYTATQGAKGPQATGVRPID, encoded by the coding sequence ATGCCGACGGGCACGGTGAAGTGGTTCAACAACGAGAAGGGGTACGGATTCATCACGCCGGAAGACGGCGGCAAGGATCTGTTCGTGCACTTCAGCGGGATCGAGGGTGAGGGCTACAAGACCCTCAACGAAGGCCAGCGGGTGGAATACACTGCTACGCAGGGCGCGAAGGGTCCGCAGGCGACGGGCGTGCGTCCGATCGACTGA
- a CDS encoding alpha/beta fold hydrolase encodes MSDNNAGAPMPYAALHGHDIYYQDGGHGEAVILLHGFPLSCEIWAPMREWLSETCRLVTPDLRGHGLSAKPVGQYGMDVLADDIVALAEHLGFERFVLGGHSMGGYVAFRFAARYADRLSGLILVDTRAEPDTDEGKAKRLAGIEKIRREGASAFLDGFVPGLLGETTKARHPALLGHVRRIALRVPDHVLAACLKGMMDRPDSRDLLPNLGIPVLIVVGEEDALTPPDSARQMARSLPDAELVVIPRAGHTPSLEAPDLTAKAIAHYLRRVSP; translated from the coding sequence GTGAGCGACAATAATGCGGGAGCGCCCATGCCCTACGCGGCGTTGCACGGTCACGACATCTACTACCAGGACGGCGGGCACGGTGAAGCCGTGATTTTGCTCCACGGCTTCCCCCTTTCTTGTGAGATCTGGGCCCCGATGCGCGAGTGGTTGTCGGAGACCTGCCGGCTCGTCACCCCCGACCTGCGCGGCCACGGGCTGTCAGCCAAGCCGGTCGGACAGTACGGCATGGATGTGCTGGCAGACGACATCGTGGCATTGGCCGAGCACCTCGGCTTCGAACGGTTCGTGTTGGGTGGCCACTCCATGGGCGGGTATGTTGCCTTCCGGTTCGCCGCCCGGTACGCGGATCGTCTGTCTGGCCTCATCCTTGTCGACACCCGGGCCGAGCCCGATACCGACGAGGGCAAGGCGAAGCGGCTCGCCGGCATCGAGAAGATCCGCCGCGAAGGGGCGTCGGCGTTTTTGGATGGTTTTGTCCCGGGGTTGCTGGGCGAGACGACCAAAGCCAGGCATCCGGCGCTGTTGGGTCACGTTCGGCGGATCGCACTCCGCGTCCCCGACCACGTGCTGGCCGCCTGCCTGAAAGGCATGATGGACCGCCCGGACAGCCGGGATTTGCTGCCCAACCTCGGCATCCCCGTTCTGATCGTGGTGGGTGAGGAGGACGCCCTCACACCGCCCGACAGCGCTCGACAGATGGCGCGATCGCTGCCCGACGCAGAACTCGTCGTGATCCCCCGTGCAGGCCACACGCCGAGTCTGGAGGCACCCGACCTGACCGCGAAGGCGATCGCGCATTACCTGCGCCGCGTTTCCCCCTAG
- a CDS encoding sensor domain-containing diguanylate cyclase: MRVDRNRSGEFVDDIFLVAVPTTVAVIASLQLLMFDRWAAFAEPQTFDLRGPSLLFLALSVSAGAVALRRLRRLYEMNARLRALERTAQIAASALEPKEVLRESVNAVHKIMGYSHVAVMWLEENRLVPAVWIGYAHVPEIPLNRGVTGRAARTKQIVFVPDVRTCPDFIPGTDGTTSEIACPILVEGQVVGVLNVETVGGRRLYPDDVDLICSVAAQMGVALRNAMRFEETRERAIRDGLTDLLNHAYFQHRIREEIARARRRGQRLALGFLDLDDFKATNDTFGHAEGDRVLRALAGVLRGVVRAEDVVARYGGEEFAIVMPETGADEAGRVAERIRARLSARPLVHVGSTPVVVTASLGIAEFPRHADTAEELIRRADEALYRAKRAGKNRVWVAGDPEPGGPPAARNSRVFA, from the coding sequence ATGCGCGTGGATCGTAACCGGTCCGGAGAGTTCGTCGACGACATCTTCCTGGTGGCCGTCCCGACCACCGTGGCGGTGATCGCCAGCCTGCAACTGCTGATGTTCGATCGGTGGGCGGCGTTCGCGGAGCCGCAGACGTTCGACTTGCGTGGCCCGAGTCTGCTGTTCTTGGCCTTGAGCGTGTCGGCGGGTGCGGTCGCGCTCCGCCGCCTGCGCCGCCTGTACGAGATGAATGCCCGGCTGCGAGCGCTCGAGCGGACGGCTCAGATCGCCGCGTCAGCGCTGGAACCCAAGGAGGTGCTGCGCGAGTCGGTGAACGCGGTCCATAAGATCATGGGATACAGCCACGTCGCGGTGATGTGGCTCGAGGAAAACAGGTTGGTGCCCGCGGTGTGGATCGGTTACGCGCACGTGCCGGAGATCCCGCTGAACCGCGGCGTGACCGGGCGTGCGGCGCGCACCAAACAGATCGTCTTCGTGCCCGACGTCCGCACATGTCCGGATTTCATCCCGGGTACGGACGGTACCACGTCGGAGATCGCATGCCCGATCCTCGTCGAAGGTCAAGTCGTCGGCGTCCTGAACGTGGAGACCGTGGGTGGGCGGCGTCTGTACCCCGACGACGTCGACCTGATCTGCAGCGTGGCAGCGCAGATGGGCGTGGCATTGCGGAACGCCATGCGGTTCGAGGAGACGCGCGAGCGGGCGATTCGCGACGGTCTGACGGACCTACTCAACCACGCCTACTTCCAGCACCGCATCCGCGAAGAGATCGCTCGGGCGCGCCGTCGCGGCCAGCGGCTGGCGTTGGGCTTTTTGGACCTGGATGACTTCAAGGCCACGAACGACACCTTCGGACACGCAGAAGGCGACCGCGTGCTGCGGGCGCTGGCCGGCGTGCTGCGGGGCGTCGTGCGTGCCGAGGATGTCGTTGCGCGCTACGGTGGGGAGGAGTTCGCGATCGTGATGCCCGAGACCGGCGCGGACGAGGCCGGGAGGGTGGCCGAGCGGATCCGGGCCCGGCTGTCGGCGCGGCCGCTTGTGCACGTCGGGTCCACGCCCGTGGTGGTCACGGCGAGTCTTGGCATCGCGGAGTTTCCCCGTCATGCCGATACGGCGGAGGAACTGATCCGCAGGGCCGACGAGGCGCTGTACCGGGCCAAGCGCGCGGGCAAGAACCGCGTCTGGGTCGCGGGTGATCCGGAACCCGGCGGCCCGCCGGCGGCCCGCAACAGCCGAGTGTTCGCGTGA
- a CDS encoding radical SAM protein, giving the protein MKPPVEVIEIRVKSVLNRVRGMDFRWSINPYRGCSHGCVFCYARRTHWFLDHDGVGEWATKVFVKVNAPEVLRTELSRQSWKRELVAVGTATDPYQAAEGRYRITRRILQALRDLRTPASIVTRSPMILRDLDVLADLARAAGLTVCVSVATTDKDLARQIEPTVAPPAQRLKVVERLVAAGIRTGVLLAPILPELTDHPASLAAVVRAACDHGAHFVGHNVLHLGDVTRDAFFDFLHQHHPELVYRYARLYSGKYAPRTYRQAVSRIVAEQKAQTRIARRACLAPRPEPEQLVLL; this is encoded by the coding sequence GTGAAGCCCCCTGTTGAAGTGATAGAGATCCGGGTCAAGTCGGTGCTCAACCGCGTCCGAGGCATGGACTTCCGGTGGTCCATCAACCCGTACAGAGGATGCTCACACGGGTGTGTCTTCTGCTATGCCCGCCGCACGCACTGGTTCTTGGACCACGACGGAGTCGGGGAGTGGGCCACAAAGGTGTTCGTCAAGGTCAACGCACCCGAGGTGTTGCGCACAGAGCTGTCCCGGCAGTCCTGGAAGCGAGAGCTCGTGGCCGTGGGGACGGCCACGGATCCCTACCAGGCCGCCGAGGGCCGCTACCGGATCACCCGCCGGATCCTCCAGGCGCTGCGGGACCTCCGCACGCCCGCGAGCATCGTTACGCGGTCGCCGATGATCTTGCGCGACCTCGATGTCCTGGCCGACCTCGCGCGGGCGGCGGGGCTGACGGTGTGCGTGAGCGTCGCCACGACCGACAAGGATCTGGCCAGGCAGATCGAACCCACCGTGGCGCCGCCGGCTCAGCGCCTGAAGGTTGTGGAACGGCTCGTCGCAGCAGGGATCCGCACCGGTGTGCTGCTGGCGCCGATCCTCCCGGAATTGACCGACCATCCGGCGAGCCTGGCGGCCGTGGTCCGGGCCGCTTGCGACCACGGCGCACACTTCGTGGGACACAACGTGTTGCATCTGGGCGACGTCACGCGGGACGCGTTCTTTGACTTCCTGCACCAGCACCACCCGGAACTGGTTTACCGCTACGCGCGCCTGTACTCGGGCAAGTACGCACCGCGGACGTATCGGCAGGCGGTATCGCGGATTGTCGCCGAGCAGAAGGCGCAGACCCGGATCGCCAGGCGCGCATGCCTCGCGCCCCGGCCCGAACCCGAACAGCTCGTCCTGCTGTAG
- a CDS encoding GAF domain-containing protein produces the protein MRQQNEAFRALHEIAVALGGCMAVSDLLQAILSHACRFAGAPHGIVALYSPEEDMLITEATTDTLRAYIGVGIRPGEGLGGRAWQLRRPVVVDDYDTWPCRRPQIPRGAVRAAAAVPFLSRGRPLGVLTVVHTDPGKRFDPEQVAMLTRFAEVAAIALDNAQQHAAVQRHARELELLHRVRSVLARAMDIPALFEAVVYAISDVFGYPRVAIYTREDAQLVCRAHTGTGWALPQIPIERGVNGRVVRTGVGALVRDVRLDPDYVGPLEGVASEVCVPLVDEAAVVGTLNVETPEGVRLGDDDLRLMTMVAEYVGMAMTRARLHTRVRDSERRFRALVQNSSDILTLLAADGTVLYQSPSIARVLGYAPEDLLGQNVFDYVHPEDRPAVRAEFQAMLRERRSGHVVRYRFRNAGGAWTWLESIGSDLRADPDIGAVVVNSRDVTERWEAEAALRARTAELEAVYELSTALRQASSVEEMYPIVVQRAVRLTRSDHGAIALLTPDGSLTFAHVEGALPHLVGTRLPPESLSGRVVASGVPFVAAAFPEDSGVRIGAEAGLGPVVIVPVRSDDGTIGTLSVARRRVPDGCAYAPHEVRIVEALAELAGNAIRRASLFAHLEHSYIEMVLALARAMDARDSYTAGHADRLAVWAQAVARRMGCHEQQTREIRWAALLHDIGKIGIPDSILLKPGPLTEQEWTVMRRHPAIGERILQPVERLRNVARLVRHHQERWDGTGYPDGLAGDTIPLGARILATVDAYGAMIDRRPYKQARSHEEAVAELRRCAGTQFDPDVVAVFVDFLQEQRSSDARGS, from the coding sequence GTGCGCCAGCAAAACGAGGCCTTCCGGGCGCTGCACGAGATCGCCGTCGCGCTCGGTGGATGCATGGCGGTCTCGGACCTGTTGCAGGCCATCCTCAGCCACGCCTGCCGGTTCGCCGGCGCGCCCCACGGCATCGTCGCCCTGTACAGCCCGGAAGAAGATATGCTCATAACCGAGGCGACGACCGACACTCTGCGGGCGTACATCGGCGTCGGCATCCGTCCCGGAGAAGGGCTGGGCGGGCGTGCGTGGCAACTCCGCCGGCCCGTCGTCGTCGACGACTACGACACGTGGCCCTGTCGGCGTCCGCAGATCCCACGCGGGGCGGTGCGCGCCGCCGCGGCCGTCCCCTTCTTGAGCCGCGGCCGACCCCTCGGCGTGCTGACCGTGGTGCACACCGATCCCGGCAAGAGGTTCGACCCGGAGCAGGTGGCGATGCTGACGCGGTTCGCAGAGGTGGCCGCGATCGCGCTGGACAACGCCCAGCAGCACGCCGCCGTGCAGCGGCATGCCAGGGAACTGGAGTTGCTCCACCGGGTGCGCTCCGTCCTCGCCCGCGCCATGGACATACCGGCTCTGTTCGAGGCCGTGGTGTACGCGATCTCCGATGTGTTCGGCTACCCGAGGGTTGCGATCTACACGCGGGAGGACGCCCAACTCGTCTGCCGGGCCCACACCGGGACCGGCTGGGCTCTGCCCCAGATCCCGATCGAACGTGGGGTGAACGGCCGCGTCGTGCGCACCGGGGTGGGAGCGCTGGTCCGGGACGTACGGCTCGACCCCGACTACGTCGGACCTCTGGAGGGTGTGGCCTCGGAGGTTTGCGTGCCGCTGGTGGACGAAGCCGCGGTCGTCGGGACCCTCAACGTCGAGACCCCGGAGGGGGTGCGCCTGGGGGATGACGATCTCCGCCTGATGACGATGGTGGCAGAATACGTCGGCATGGCGATGACGCGAGCGCGGCTGCACACGCGCGTCCGGGACAGCGAGCGCCGGTTCCGGGCGCTGGTGCAGAACAGCTCCGACATTCTCACGTTGCTGGCCGCCGACGGCACGGTCCTGTACCAGAGCCCCTCGATCGCGAGGGTCCTCGGGTACGCACCCGAGGACCTTTTGGGACAAAACGTGTTCGACTACGTACACCCAGAGGATCGGCCGGCGGTGCGGGCCGAGTTCCAGGCGATGCTGCGGGAGAGACGATCCGGCCACGTGGTGCGCTACAGGTTCCGCAACGCCGGTGGCGCGTGGACGTGGCTGGAGTCGATCGGCAGCGACCTGCGCGCGGACCCGGACATCGGTGCGGTCGTCGTCAACTCCCGCGACGTCACCGAGCGGTGGGAAGCGGAAGCCGCGCTGCGGGCGCGCACCGCCGAACTGGAGGCGGTCTACGAACTCAGCACCGCGCTGCGCCAGGCTTCGAGCGTGGAGGAAATGTACCCGATCGTCGTGCAGCGCGCCGTCCGACTGACGCGCTCGGATCACGGCGCGATCGCTCTGCTGACCCCGGACGGCAGCCTGACGTTCGCACACGTCGAGGGCGCTCTGCCGCACCTCGTCGGAACCCGCTTGCCTCCGGAGAGTCTGTCCGGCCGGGTGGTCGCCAGCGGGGTTCCGTTCGTCGCCGCGGCCTTTCCCGAGGACTCCGGCGTCCGCATTGGCGCGGAGGCCGGGCTGGGTCCGGTCGTCATCGTCCCGGTCCGATCGGACGACGGAACGATCGGCACGCTGTCGGTGGCGCGCCGCAGGGTCCCGGATGGGTGCGCGTACGCGCCTCACGAGGTGAGGATCGTCGAGGCGTTGGCCGAGCTGGCCGGCAACGCGATCAGGCGGGCATCCCTGTTTGCCCACCTCGAGCACTCATACATCGAGATGGTCCTGGCGCTCGCTCGGGCCATGGACGCCCGCGACAGCTACACCGCCGGGCACGCGGACCGTCTGGCCGTGTGGGCCCAAGCGGTGGCGCGACGCATGGGCTGCCACGAGCAGCAGACGCGCGAGATCCGCTGGGCGGCCCTGCTGCACGACATCGGCAAGATCGGGATCCCGGACTCCATCCTCCTCAAGCCCGGGCCGCTGACGGAACAGGAGTGGACCGTGATGCGGCGGCACCCGGCCATCGGCGAGCGGATCCTGCAGCCGGTCGAGCGGTTGCGGAACGTCGCGCGGCTGGTCCGACACCACCAGGAGCGCTGGGACGGCACCGGCTATCCCGACGGGCTGGCCGGCGACACCATCCCGCTGGGCGCCCGGATTTTGGCCACGGTGGATGCGTACGGGGCCATGATCGATCGCCGACCGTACAAGCAAGCCCGCTCGCACGAAGAGGCGGTGGCCGAGCTGCGGCGGTGTGCGGGGACGCAGTTCGATCCCGACGTCGTGGCCGTCTTCGTGGACTTCCTACAGGAGCAGCGGAGCAGCGATGCGCGTGGATCGTAA
- a CDS encoding FAD/NAD(P)-binding oxidoreductase codes for MQRVLILGGGSGGAMAAKRLGEWSRPGEVEVVLVDRSPWHEYRPSYLWVMTGKREPDEVRRPLKLLEARYGTRVVQATVNRIDPQSRRVDTDTGSLDYDFLVVALGAVLRGDPRTDSFEGPWELEYAVRLREALRAFRGGHVVVGPVEWPYRCPPAPFEVAFMMRYLADQRHVSERTRITVFHPWQQPMETFGPLMVEGFRAFLQQFRVDFLGGFQLQAHDRGARGLRSAEGRTLEYDLAILIPPHAPPEPVGDSALAAAGGYMDVVLPSMASPRYPEVYGIGDVVAPTIGLGMAGVFAHFQADHVVTQILDRVRGAYLGELYNMVGVCVMDTGYMGAAVWCDFTDKLYGRSPYPDCRMLGGMRLFRSVKVGFERLWFASLFGR; via the coding sequence ATGCAGCGCGTGTTGATCCTGGGAGGCGGAAGCGGAGGGGCCATGGCCGCCAAGCGGCTTGGCGAGTGGTCGAGGCCCGGTGAGGTTGAGGTCGTTCTGGTGGATCGCAGCCCGTGGCACGAGTACCGGCCCAGCTACCTGTGGGTGATGACCGGCAAGCGCGAGCCCGACGAGGTGCGCCGTCCTCTGAAGCTGCTGGAGGCACGGTACGGCACGAGGGTGGTGCAGGCCACCGTGAACCGCATCGACCCGCAATCGCGGCGGGTGGACACCGACACAGGATCGCTGGACTATGACTTCCTGGTGGTGGCCCTCGGCGCGGTACTCCGCGGCGATCCCCGCACGGACAGCTTCGAGGGGCCGTGGGAGCTGGAGTATGCGGTGCGGCTGCGCGAGGCCCTGAGGGCGTTCCGCGGTGGACACGTGGTTGTGGGGCCCGTGGAGTGGCCGTACCGCTGCCCGCCCGCGCCTTTTGAGGTCGCGTTCATGATGCGGTACCTGGCGGACCAACGCCACGTGTCCGAACGCACCCGCATCACGGTGTTCCACCCGTGGCAGCAGCCCATGGAGACCTTCGGCCCTCTCATGGTGGAAGGGTTCCGGGCATTCTTGCAGCAGTTCCGCGTCGACTTCCTCGGAGGTTTCCAGCTGCAAGCACACGACCGCGGCGCCCGCGGGCTGCGTTCCGCGGAGGGCCGGACGCTGGAGTACGACCTGGCCATCCTGATCCCTCCGCACGCACCGCCGGAGCCCGTGGGCGACTCGGCCCTGGCGGCTGCGGGCGGCTACATGGACGTGGTCCTGCCCAGCATGGCCTCCCCGCGCTACCCGGAGGTCTACGGGATCGGCGACGTGGTGGCGCCCACCATCGGGCTCGGTATGGCCGGTGTGTTCGCCCACTTTCAGGCCGACCACGTGGTCACCCAGATCTTGGACCGGGTGCGTGGGGCCTACCTGGGCGAGCTGTACAACATGGTGGGCGTGTGCGTCATGGACACCGGCTACATGGGGGCTGCCGTGTGGTGCGACTTCACCGACAAGCTGTACGGCCGCTCCCCCTATCCGGACTGCCGAATGTTGGGCGGCATGCGGCTGTTCCGGTCGGTGAAGGTGGGGTTCGAGCGCCTGTGGTTCGCCAGCCTGTTCGGGCGGTGA
- a CDS encoding aldehyde dehydrogenase family protein: MTPRVPDILQTMEYGPAPESAEPALRWLDARGRRFTLFVANRWVEPTGGEFFESLDPATGRPLAQVAQASAEDVDAAVRAAAEAFQTWGRTPGHVRARYLYAIGRQVLKHARLLAVLESLDNGKPIRETRDIDIPLVARHFYHHAGWAQLAERTFPGHEAVGVVGQIIPWNFPLLMLAWKIAPALAAGNTVVLKPAEFTSVSAMAFCEILLEIGLPPGVVNVVTGDGRVGEMIVRHPGVQKIAFTGSTEVGRIIRRATAGTGKRVSLELGGKSPFVVFDDADLDSVVEGVVDAIWFNQGQVCCAGSRLLVQENVADLLTTKLRARMETLRVGDPLDKAIDIGAIIAPVQLQKIRTLCEIGVREGARMWQPSWAVPRDGFFFPPTLFTDVAPSATIAQVEIFGPVLVSMTFRTPAEAVALANNTRYGLAASVWTENINLALDVARKIKAGTVWINSTNLFDAASGFGGYRESGFGREGGREGMWEYLKPSWQAGAASVRQAEPPPVRGAEVQVGSAPDFVRPLTADGTGMTDGPPPIDRSPKMYIGGRQTRPDAPYGRRVYAPDGRVVGEVGEGNRKDIRNAVEAARAVEAWGLTTGHARAQILYYVAENLQSRAAEFVQRIAQMTGDPEAARVEVAATIERLFSYAAWADKYDGWVHHVNVPHRDLTIAIPEPVGVVGIACPDPYPLLAFVSLVAPAIAMGNTVVAIPSQDHPLAATDFYQVLDTSDVPGGVVNIVTGERDALTKVLAQHDDVDAVWYFGTPEGGKMVEYESATNIKRTWVDWYGVRDWLDPLQGEGEEFLRHATQVKNIWVPYGE; this comes from the coding sequence ATGACACCCAGGGTGCCTGACATCCTGCAGACGATGGAGTACGGGCCGGCACCGGAGTCGGCCGAGCCAGCTTTGCGGTGGCTGGACGCCCGCGGCCGACGGTTTACCCTGTTCGTCGCGAACCGGTGGGTCGAGCCGACCGGCGGTGAGTTCTTCGAAAGCCTCGACCCCGCCACCGGCAGGCCGCTGGCGCAGGTCGCCCAGGCGTCCGCCGAGGACGTGGACGCGGCAGTCCGCGCCGCCGCCGAAGCCTTCCAGACCTGGGGCCGCACGCCGGGACACGTCCGCGCCCGGTACCTGTACGCCATCGGGCGCCAGGTCCTCAAGCACGCGCGGCTGCTGGCGGTCTTGGAATCGCTGGACAACGGCAAGCCCATCCGCGAGACGCGGGACATCGACATCCCGCTCGTGGCGCGCCACTTCTACCACCACGCCGGGTGGGCGCAGCTGGCGGAGCGCACCTTCCCCGGTCACGAAGCCGTCGGAGTGGTGGGGCAGATCATCCCGTGGAACTTCCCGCTGCTGATGCTGGCCTGGAAGATCGCCCCGGCGCTGGCCGCCGGCAACACCGTCGTGTTGAAGCCCGCGGAATTCACGTCGGTCAGCGCGATGGCCTTCTGCGAGATCCTCCTCGAGATCGGCCTGCCCCCGGGGGTCGTGAACGTCGTCACCGGGGACGGCCGGGTCGGGGAGATGATCGTCCGGCACCCCGGCGTCCAGAAGATCGCATTCACCGGGTCGACGGAGGTCGGCCGGATCATCCGGCGCGCCACCGCCGGGACCGGTAAGAGGGTCTCGCTGGAGCTGGGGGGCAAATCACCGTTCGTCGTCTTCGACGACGCCGACCTCGACAGCGTCGTGGAAGGGGTGGTGGACGCCATCTGGTTCAACCAGGGGCAGGTCTGCTGCGCGGGCTCGCGGCTGCTGGTGCAGGAGAACGTCGCCGACCTGTTGACCACGAAGCTGCGCGCCCGAATGGAGACCCTGCGGGTGGGCGATCCCCTCGACAAGGCGATCGACATCGGCGCCATCATCGCGCCGGTGCAGTTGCAGAAGATCCGTACCCTGTGCGAGATCGGGGTGCGGGAAGGCGCGCGCATGTGGCAGCCTTCCTGGGCGGTGCCGCGCGACGGCTTCTTCTTTCCACCCACCCTGTTCACAGACGTCGCGCCCTCGGCCACCATCGCGCAGGTCGAGATCTTCGGCCCCGTGCTGGTGTCGATGACGTTCCGCACGCCCGCCGAAGCCGTTGCGCTCGCCAACAACACGCGCTACGGGCTGGCGGCCAGCGTGTGGACCGAGAACATCAACCTGGCCCTCGACGTCGCGCGCAAGATCAAGGCGGGCACGGTGTGGATCAACAGCACCAACCTGTTCGACGCGGCGAGCGGCTTCGGTGGCTATCGCGAGAGCGGCTTTGGCCGCGAAGGCGGCCGCGAGGGGATGTGGGAATATCTGAAGCCGAGTTGGCAGGCGGGCGCCGCATCGGTCCGCCAGGCCGAGCCGCCTCCGGTGCGGGGTGCGGAGGTGCAGGTGGGCTCAGCTCCCGACTTCGTCCGCCCCCTCACCGCCGACGGTACGGGGATGACGGACGGCCCCCCGCCGATCGACCGGTCGCCCAAGATGTACATCGGTGGCCGGCAGACCCGGCCCGACGCGCCGTACGGACGCCGGGTGTACGCGCCGGACGGGCGGGTCGTCGGCGAGGTCGGTGAGGGCAACCGCAAGGACATCCGCAACGCTGTCGAGGCCGCCCGCGCGGTGGAGGCATGGGGACTCACCACCGGCCACGCGCGAGCCCAGATCCTGTACTACGTCGCCGAGAACCTGCAGTCGCGCGCAGCCGAATTCGTTCAGCGGATCGCGCAGATGACTGGCGATCCGGAGGCCGCGCGGGTCGAAGTCGCCGCGACGATCGAACGACTCTTTTCCTACGCAGCCTGGGCGGACAAGTACGACGGGTGGGTCCACCACGTCAACGTCCCCCACCGCGACCTGACGATCGCGATCCCCGAACCCGTGGGCGTCGTGGGCATCGCGTGCCCTGACCCCTACCCGCTGCTGGCCTTCGTCTCGTTGGTCGCACCGGCCATCGCGATGGGGAACACCGTCGTCGCGATCCCCTCCCAGGACCATCCGTTGGCCGCCACGGACTTCTACCAGGTGCTGGACACCTCGGACGTGCCCGGCGGCGTCGTGAACATCGTCACCGGGGAGCGCGACGCCCTCACCAAGGTCTTGGCCCAGCACGACGACGTGGACGCGGTCTGGTACTTCGGTACCCCCGAAGGCGGCAAGATGGTTGAGTACGAGTCGGCCACCAACATCAAGCGCACCTGGGTCGACTGGTACGGAGTGCGCGACTGGCTCGACCCGCTCCAGGGAGAGGGCGAGGAGTTCCTCCGCCACGCCACCCAAGTGAAGAACATCTGGGTCCCGTACGGGGAGTGA